A window of Zingiber officinale cultivar Zhangliang chromosome 5A, Zo_v1.1, whole genome shotgun sequence contains these coding sequences:
- the LOC121979903 gene encoding zinc finger MYM-type protein 1-like: MLDVTRFLLKQGLSFRGHDESSNSLNRGNFLELLQWYNQRNEEVSKVVISIIKDIRNNVFSLMVDESRDISVKEQMRVLLRYVNKRGQVIERFLAIVHVSDTSSRSLKDVIDALFVKHGLSLSRLRGQGYDGASNMRGEFNGLKSLILQENPYASGGDISTSSSKNQEINLVRPGDTRWGSHYLTLGRLLSMWPSVIQVLENICDDSSSFDSRGVAKSLIQKMENYEFVFMLHLMKMILGMTHELSLVLQQKDQNIIQAISLIESVKVSEMKDNCLIGGRSRCRKQVITNLHYYRMEIFYQVVDLVIQDMNTRFSEVSTELLRCIACLHPRNSFSEFNVQKLVRLCDLYPEDFSTNDYIVIEQQLQNFIHNIRQDLNFSGIEDLGSFAQKIVETLKNQAYPLVYHLIEMTLVLPVATASVERVFSAMKMIKTDLRNRMRDEWMNDSLVVYIEKDIFSTIENDQILQRFQKMKSRKMQLPPLSYPTTT, from the exons ATGTTGGATGTTACACGATTTCTTTTGAAGCAGGGACTGTCTTTCCGTGGACATGATGAGTCAAGTAATTCTTTAAATAGAGGAAACTTTCTTGAATTGCTTCAATGGTACAATCAACGAAATGAGGAAGTTTCAAAGGTTGTTA TTTCCATAATCAAAGATATTAGAAACAATGTTTTCTCCTTAATGGTTGATGAATCTCGAGACATTTCAGTGAAGGAGCAAATGAGAGTTCTTTTGAGATATGTGAACAAAAGAGGACAGGTGATTGAACGATTCCTTGCAATTGTACATGTATCTGACACTAGCTCTCGTTCTTTGAAGGATGTTATCGATGCTTTATTTGTGAAACATGGATTATCATTATCTAGACTGAgaggtcaaggatatgatggagCTTCAAATATGCGGGGTGAATTCAATGGGTTGAAATCTCTCATTTTGCAAGAAAATCCATATGCAAG TGGTGGAGACATTAGTACGAGCAGTAGCAAAAATCAAGAAATTAATTTAGTAAGGCCAGGAGACACTCGTTGGGGATCACACTACTTGACATTGGGTCGTCTATTATCTATGTGGCCTTCAGTGATACAAGTGTTGGAGAATATTTGTGATGATTCTAGTTCTTTTGATAGTAGAGGAGTTGCCAAAAGTTTGATTCAGAAAATGGAGAATTATGAGTTTGTTTTCATGTTGCACTTGATGAAGATGATATTGGGAATGACACATGAGTTGTCACTTGTGTTACAACAAAAGGATCAAAATATTATCCAAGCCATAAGTTTGATTGAAAGTGTGAAAG TGTCGGAGATGAAAGAcaattgtttgattggtggtcGTAGTAGATGTCGAAAGCAAGTCATCACCAATTTGCATTATTATCGTATGGAGATTTTCTAtcag GTTGTTGATTTAGTTATACAAGATATGAATACTCGTTTTTCAGAAGTTAGCACAGAATTGCTTCGTTGTATAGCATGTCTTCATCCAAGGAATTCTTTTTCTGAATTCAATGTTCAGAAACTCGTTCGGCTTTGTGATTTATATCCTGAGGACTTCTCAACAAATGATTATATAGTTATTGAACAACAACTTCAGAATTTCATTCATAATATACGACAGGATCtaaatttttctggaattgaaGATTTGGGAAGTTTTGCTCAGAAAATTGTTGAAACTCTAAAAAATCAAGCTTATCCATTGGTTTATCATCTGATTGAGATGACATTAGTTTTACCAGTTGCGACCGCTTCTGTTGAAAGAGTATTTTCTGCAATGAAGATGATAAAGACTGATTTACGTAACAGAATGAGAGACGAGTGGATGAATGACAGTCTAGTCGTATACATCGAGAAAGATATCTTTTCAACAATTGAAAATGATCAAATATTGCAGCGTTTTCAAAAGATGAAAAGCCGCAAGATGCAGTTGCCTCCTCTTTCTTATCCAACGACCACCTAA